GGCCGTAAAGATCCACGCAGCGGCGGCGTGATTATGGCGAAAGATATCGATCGCAGCCGTCTGGATACCATTCTGGCTGAAGATCCTTTTGTCGCAGTTGCCCATTACGAGGTGATCAAAGTGAATATTTCGCTGACCTCAGAGGCGTTAAAGGCGCTGGCCGAGAGTTAGCCAACAGACAACGCCTAATCAACGATGCAAAAAAGGCGACCTCTCAGTCGCCTTTTTAATCCGCTACAGAGCCTTACTCGTGCAGCCCGCATTCGCGTTTTAAGCCGAAGAAGCGCGTCTCTTCCTCAGCCATGCCTGGCTCCCACTTACGCGTGGTATGCGTATCGCCCACGGAAAGATAGCCTTCATCCCACAGTGGGTGATAACCCAGGCCGTGCTGCTGCAGATATTGATAAACCTGACGGTTATCCCAGTCGATAATCGGCAGCACTTTAAACACCTCGCGCTGCACCGCCAGTACCGGCAAATTAGCGCGGCTGCCAGACTGCTCGCGCCGCAAACCGGCAAACCAGCTCTGCGCGCCGAGCGTCTGCAACGCCCGGTTCATCGGCTCAACCTTATTAATTTCGTTATAGCGCTCAATCCCTTCCACGCCCTGCTCCCACAGCTTGCCGTAGCGCGCTTCCTGCCACGCCGGCGACTGCTCCGCACGAAATATCTTCAGGTTCAGATCCAGCTTCTCCGTCAGCTCATCGATAAAGCGATAGGTCTCTGGGAACAGATAGCCGGTATCGGTCAGGATCACCGGGATGTCTGGCTTCTGGCGCGTCACCAGATGCAGCGATACCGCCGCCTGAATACCAAAGCTGGAAGAGAGAACAAACTCACCCGGCAGATTTTCCAGCGCCCAGATCACGCGATCCTCGGCGGAGAGCGCTTCCAGTTGCGTATTCACCTCAGCCAGCGCCATGATGCGCTCAACCTTCGGTAACTCATTCAGTGCTGCGAGATCGAGTACAGACATTATCCCCTCCGTTATTCCCAGAAATCCCGGGCTGGATCGACCACCGGTTTTACCACGCCGGCGCGAATGGTGAAGTCGCCGAAGCCTTCGCCCGGGGTGCGCTCTTGCGCCCAACGGCCAACCAGTTCGTCGATATGCGTCAGAATCTCATCTTCGGTGATATTTTCACGGTACATACGCGGAATACGCGTGCCGCTGCGGTTACCGCCAAGATGCAGGTTATAGCGTCCCGGCGCTTTGCCTACCAGACCCACCTCCGCCAGCATCGCACGGCCGCAGCCGTTCGGACAGCCGGTTACGCGCAATACGATATGCTCGTTGCCGACGCCGTGCGTTGACATGATCTCTTCCACGCGGGTTACAAAAGCAGGCAGGAAACGCTCCGCTTCCGCCATTGCCAGCGGACAGGTTGGGAACGCCACGCAGGCCATCGAGTTTTCACGCTGCGCGGTGACATTTTCCATCAGCGCATGTGAACGGGCGATCTCTTCGATCCGCGCCTTTTCGCTTTCCGGTACGCCCGCCACAATCAGATTCTGATTGGCGGTCAGACGGAAATCGCCCTGATGAATTTTGGCGATCTCCGCCACGCCGCTTTTCAACGGGCGCCCCGGATAGTCCAGCAGACGGCCGTTCTCAATAAACAGCGTCAGATGCCATTTATCATCAATCCCCTTCACCCAGCCAAAGCGGTCGCCGCGCGTGGTGAATTCATACGGACGGATCGGCTCAAAGGTGATGCCGGCGCGTCGTTCCACTTCCGCTTTAAAAGTCTCTACGCCGACGCGCTCAAGGGTATATTTGGTCTTGGCGTTCTTACGATTGGTACGGTTGCCCCAGTCACGCTGGGTGGTGACCACCGCTTCGGCGACCGCCAGCGTTTTATCCAGCGGCAGATAACCAAACTCGCTGGCGGTGCGGGCGTAGGTTTCCTTATTGCCATGCTCAATCGACAAACCGCCGCCCACCAGCAGGTTAAAGCCTACCAGCTTGCCGTTCTCGGCAATGGCGACAAAGTTCAGATCGTTAGCGTGCAGATCCACATCATTATGCGGCGGCACTACCACCGTGGTTTTAAACTTACGCGGCAGATAGGTGGCGCTGAGGATCGGCTCCTCTTCGGTGGTGGCGACCTTTTTCTCATCCAGCCAGATCTCGGCATAGGCGCGGGTACGCGGCAGCAGATGCTCGGAAATTTTCTTCGCCCACTCGTACGCTTCCTGATGCAGTTCAGACTCGACCGGGTTAGAGCTGCACAGCACGTTGCGGTTCATATCGTTGGCGGTGCCGATCGCATCCAGCCCCACTTCGTGCAGCATCTGATGTGCCGGTTTAACATTCTTTTTCAGGATGCCGTGGAACTGGAACGTTTGACGGTTGGTCAGGCGTACGCTGCCGTACAGGGTATTTTCTGTGGCGAATTTCTCAATCGCCAGCCACTGCTTCGGCGTAATGATGCCGCCCGGCAGACGGCAGCGTAGCATCATCGCATGACGCGGCTCCAGCTTCTGCTCGGCGCGTTCGGCGCGAATATCGCGGTCATCCTGCTGATACATGCCGTGAAAGCGGATCAGCAGAAAGTTATCGCCGCTGAAGCCGCCGGTCAGGCCATTGTTCAAGTCTTCAGCAATCGTCCCGCGCAGAAAATTGCTCTCTTTTTTCATGCGCTCCGCATCGGAGAGTTTTCCTTCGACGACCAGCGGTCCAGGGTGTTTTTCACTCATTAGTAAACATCTCGCTGATAACGGCGCTCAATGCGCAGCTCACTTAAAAATTCATCAGCCGATTCAAGGTCCATTGCGCCCTGTTCGGCTACCACTTCCAGTAACGCCTGCTCAACGTCTTTCGCCATACGGTTGGCGTCGCCGCAGACATAAATGTGCGCGCCTTCCTGCAACCAGCGCCACACTTCCGCGCCTTTCTCGCGGATTTTGTCCTGTACGTATATTTTATGCTGTTGATCACGCGACCAGGCTAAATCGATATTGGTCAGCAGCCCCTCTTTTACATAGCGCTGCCATTCCACCTGATAAAGGAAATCTTCGGTGAAATGCGGATTACCGAAGAACAGCCAGTTCTTGCCGCCGGCGCCGTCGTTCTCACGCTGCTGCATGAAAGCGCGGAACGGCGCGATGCCGGTGCCCGGCCCGATCATAATCACCGGCGCATCCGGGTTCGCAGGCAGACGGAAATTATCGTTATGCTCAATAAATACCCGCACTTCGCCCTCATCTTCCAGCCTGTCGGCCAGATAGCTGGAGGCGCCGCCCGCGCGCGGACGACCGTCAATCTCATAACGCACCGCACCGACGGTAATATGCACTTCGTTTTCCGTCTCGGCCTGGGAAGAGGCGATGGAATAGAGACGCGGCGTTAACGGACGCAACAGCGATAATAGCTGCTCCGGATTCAGTTCGCCGGGTGCCTGACGCGCCATATCCACAATCGGGACGGTTTGCGCATAGTGTTGCAGCTGGGCCTTATCCGCCACCAGCGCCAGCAGCTTCTCGTTGCGCACCAGTTTGGCGTACTGCTCAACGATTTGCGGCGTGTTCACCGTCAGCTCAAAATGTTGCTGCAGCGCCTGGGAAAGCGGCAGGCTTTGCCCTTTCACCTCAACCGTTTCATCGCCGCGCAGCCACAGCAGTTCAGTCAGCTCTTTCACCAGCGCCGGATCGTTCTCATACCAGACGCCAAGCGCGTCGCCCGGCTGATAGCGCAGCCCGGCATCGCCTAAATCAATTTCGATATGGCGCACATCTTTATCAGAGGCGCGGCCGGTAATCTTCTGGTTAACCGCAAGCGTTGCCACCAGCGGTTCGTCACGCGTATAAGGCGTGGTGAACACTTCATTAAAGGTGCCGGTGGCGGTAGCGGCGGCCTGCGCTGGCGTCTCAGCCGGTACGCGTTTTTGCAGCAGCGCCACAATTTCCTTGCGCCATTTTTCTGCGTCGGCAGCAAACTCTACGTCGGCATCAACGCGATCGAGCAGCCGCTCCGCCCCCAGTTCCGCCAGGCGGCTGTCGAAATCTTTCCCCGCCTTGCTGAAAAACTCATAGGAGGTATCGCCCAGGCCAAACACCGCGAAGGCGGTCTCCGGCAGCTTCGGCGCTTTTTTCGACATCAGGTACTTATGTAGCGCGACCGCCTCTTCCGGCGGATCGCCCTCGCCCTGCGTTGAGGTCACCACCAGCAGCAGTTTCTCCTGGGCGATCTGTTTGAATTTATAGTCGCCGGCGTTAACCAGCTTTACATTCAGCTTAGCGGCCAGTAGATCGTCACGCAGCTGTTCCGCCACCCGGCGCGCATTACCGGTTTGCGAAGCGGAAAGCAGCGTAATGGCCGGCGCCTCAGCGGCAGGCGCGGGCGCATTCTGTGAAACGGCAACAGCACCGGGCGACTGGTTTACCACCCCCCAGAAATAGCCGGAAATCCATGCCAGCTGCGTCGTTGATAAATCATGAGTCGCCGCCTGCAAGCGGGCGAGCTGCTCCGGATCGAGCGGGAGCAAAGAACCTGGGGGTGCCTGAGTCGTCATTGCCTTGATAATTCCAGTATCAGTGGAGCCAAACCGTTCAGAGACGGAAGATAGGGTAGAGGTTACCGAGTCGCATATTAACCGGTAAATAAGGGTTAGAAATAATAAATAACCAAAACGCCTAAACACTTTTTCCGATAACGCTTAACGCTTTAGCTTCTTTTAAAAAATCCTATTTATCAGCGGGTTAGCTAGCGAGTATTTAATGAGCATGGGCAAAAATGGCGGTAACAGGGGAAACGGGTGCGAAAAATCTGTTTTTCCGGTAGACTTCGGCGGTTTTTGCAACAACTGAGATACCGATTATGGCAACCACGCTTTTTAAAGATTTCCAGTTCGAAGCCGCTCACCGTCTGCCGCACGTGCCTGAAGGCCATAAGTGTGGACGCTTGCACGGTCACTCATTCCTGGTGCGTCTTGAAATCACCGGCGATGTCGACCCTTATACCGGCTGGATTATGGATTTCGCCGAGCTGAAGGCCGCTTTTAAACCGGTATACGATCGTCTCGATCACTATTATCTGAACGATATCCCCGGTCTGGAAAATCCTACCAGCGAAGTGCTGGCGCAGTGGATTTGGCAACAGATGAAACCGGTCGTACCGCTGCTTAGCGCAGTGATGATCAAAGAAACCTGCACCGCCGGCTGCGTATACCGCGGCGAGTAAGCGTGCTTAACGCTCTTTCTTGCCCAGCCAGCGTTCTTTCTGTAACGCGCCGTTAATAGCAATATCCAGTACAGGCGATGGGGGAAGCCAGTTCGCTTTGCCCAGCGCCTGCATCTCTGCCAGCAGCGGATTATCCTGCCCCACGGCATAATCCGCCAGCAGCTCGCCGGCAATGGTCTGTTTTGAGATCCCCGCCCCGTTACAACCGCCAGCCGTATATAAAGCGTTATTTATTTTACCCCACTGCGGCGCGCCGTTACGCGTCACGCTAATGGTTCCCGACCAGCAGTGGCTAAACGTCACCTCTTCAAGCTGCGGATAAACTTTGCGAAACAGCTGATGATGCAGGCGGGCCGCCCGCTGTGTCTGACGTGCGCTAACGGTGCCACGCAGCGCCGGGATCACATGCTGGCGGATAAGGAAACGGCGATCTTCGGTAAAGCGTAGCGTGGCGCCGGCAATGGCATTCACTGGCGTCAATCCCCAGCTAGCCATTTTCGGCAGCCGGGCCAGTTGCCGATCGGTAAGCGGCGGCGTCAGGCTGGCGAAAGTTGCCATTGCCGCCTGTCGACGCAGGCCGGGCAGCAGATGGCCCGATAAGGCATTGGTCGCCAGCATCGCTTTTGGCGCCCGCACCGCGCCCGTAGCAGTATAAACCGTCACGCCCTGATGATAATCGATCGCCAGCGCCGGACTGTGATACCAGAGCGAGACATTTTCAGGCAGCGTAGCGGCCAGGCCGGCAATCAGCAGGGCCGGATTCACCAGCACCGTATCCGGCGTAAAGATCGCCTTGTGATAAAAGCGGGTGCCCAGCTTCTCCTGTAAGGCGTCGCTATCCAGCAGCTGATAATCTTCCGCCATCTGCTCCAGGCTGGCGCAGTAGTGCCGTAGAATCTTTTCCTGTCCGGCCGCCACCTGACAGTGATATTTTCCGGCGGCTTCCCATCCGCATTCGATGCGATGCTCATCCACCAGTCCCTTTAATCGTTGCATCCCCGCCTGCAACAATTGGCGATAAGCATGGGCTTGTTTTAGCTCGGCGGTTGAGCTGCCGATATTGTGCGGCAGACCGATGATAAAACCAGAGTTCCTGCCGGATGCACTGTCATAAGCGGTGCCGGCCTCCAGCACCGCGATTTTCCAGGCGGGCTTTAACTGCGCCAGCCGCCGGGCGAAAGCCAGTCCGGCATAGCCGGCGCCAATCACCACCCAATCAGCATCGATCGTCGCGGTTAACGCCGGGAAAATAGGCGGCTGCGGATGCTGGCTAAGCCAGCCGGAGATATTTTGATTAAGCGGCAGATGATGCATAACCCTTCCTCTGGTGTGGTCATTCCAAAAACAGAAGTGTACCACCCGCAGGCAAGGGCGTTAATCAGGCAATATTGAGATATTTATGTGTCTGCATCGAAAGGCGCCAGTTACGGGCAATGCAGGTGGCGATGCAGAGACGGGTCGCATCCTCTTTCTGACTGATTGGCTGCAGCGCAATAATGCGCGCTTTGTCATCCGCTATGCGCGCCAGCAGCTGATCTAACGCCTCGATATCACGCTGACGCGCCACCGGATGTTTGATCTCATCAGCCCGCACCAGCGCCTGATCCAGCACGTCATATCCCCCGCGCATATTAACTTTAGGCGATACCGTCACCCAGGTTTGCGCCGTGCAACGCACCGGATGCGTACCGCTGGTCTCTATCTGACAGCTAAAACCTGCCTGCTGCAACGCATCCGTTAGCGGGGTCAAATCATGGATGCACGGCTCGCCGCCGGTAATCACTACATGGCGGGCAGTCCACTGCTGCTGGTGGATAGTTTGCAGTAAAGCATCGGCATCGGCGGCGCCCCAGGCATCGCTTTCCACCGTTTTCACCAGGATGTCGCCCAGCGAGGTTTCCCGATCGGCCAGCTTATCCCACGTATGTTTGGTATCGCACCAGCTGCAGCCAACCGGGCATCCTTGCAAGCGGATAAAAATTGCCGGAACGCCGGTATAAAAACCTTCGCCCTGCAACGTCTGGAACATTTCATTAATCGGGTACTGCATTACACACTCACGTCAGGAGAAATAAGGGCGCAGATTATGGCAGATGAAGGGAGTGACGCCAAATGTCGCGGGCAGAAAAGGCACAAACTGAAGAAAACAAGCCGCCCGGCTGCGAGCCGGGCGGCACAGAGGGTTACATGAATTTATCGTGGTGCATTTTCACCATCGCCTGGCGCGCAACATCATTCGCGCCGCTTAGCGTAAAGTGACCATAATCGAACGCGCTCGGCTGACCGTTTGACGCCAGCGCATGGCAAACATCATTCGGGCACATGATATTGTAAACCGAGATATAGCCCACCTTCTCTTCGGCTACCGCCTGCTGCATGCGCAGATCGATCCCTTTAATATTGTGATTAAGAGAGCTGGTGACCAAATCTTTCCGCCCGTTTTCCTGATAGGCCAGCAGATCGGGCAGCGCCTCGGCATACTCGATGGTCGGCCCCATCACCGTAATATTGTTGGTGACTTTTTTCAGCGCCTCCAGCGTCGCTTTCAGCGGCGCAATATCTTCCGGCAGCCAGCGAGCTGAGATGATGATGCCATCTACTTTATGTTTCGGCAGCCACTGTTGATAGACATAATCCATCAGCTCACTGCATTTATTATTAATCGACTGGTGCGCCACCGGTTTACATCCTGCGGATGTCGCCTGCATTAGATTAACGCTCTCACCTGCCGCCAGGCTAAGCGCACGCCGAAGATGCGCGCCGTGGCTGTCGCCGACCAGCAGATAATTTTTTTCCGTGGCGGAGGTTTTCAGGCAGAAATCACGGTCGTAGTGCCCTTTCGCCTCATTGTTGCCATCGATAAAACATTTCCCTAAACGGAACTGATAAAAGTACTCTTCGGTACCGCGATACTGCGAGAATTTCGCCACCGCCAGCGCCTGATCGGAAAACTTACCGGACTCATTGCTGACATGACTTTTATACAGCGTGGCTGAGGCGATAATCACCAGGCCTACGACCGAGAAGGCGGAGACCATCGCCGGGTTCAGGTTCGATAGTTTGTAACGGAAAGGAATTTCAATGAGATAACGGGAAGCAATCGCCAGGGCGAAAGTCAGCGCCAGCACCAGCAGATCGCGCATGCCTTCGCTCATATTCAGGAACATTTTGCTGTAAACGATAAGCGGCCAGTGCCAGAGATAGAGGCAGTAAGAGATCATGCCGACATACACCACCGGCTTCAGCGCCAGAATGCGGTTTACCACCGCTTCCCGGCCCGCCAGGATCAGCAGGAAACTTCCCACACAGGGCCAGAGCGCGTTCCACGAAGGAAATGGCTTGCTGGTGCTGAGCCAGAAAAAGCCAAACAAAATCAGGCCCAGACCGGCCAGGCTCATCAGGTGCTTAATCTCCTGACGCACCGCTGCCATACGCGCTTCCAGCGTGGAAACCGCGATAAGCCCGCCGATTGCCAGTTCCCATGCGCGCGTAGGCAACATATAGAAAGTGAAGTCCGGCTTTTTCAGCACGCCGACAACGCTCAGCAGGAAGGAAACCGCAATAATGGCCAGCATCACCTGGGTTACGCGATGACGGAACCAGCGTACGGCAAACAGCAGCACAATCGGGAACAGAATATAGAACTGTTCTTCAACCGCCAGCGACCAGGTATGCAGCAGCGGTTTTAGCTCCGCCGGTCCGGCGAAGTAGCCGGTTTGCTGCCAAAAGAAGATATTCGAAGAGAAAAGCGTGGTGGCAACAGCGCTATTGCCCAGTTCAGTAAACTGCGCCGGCAGCAGATTATGATAGCCAAACAGCAATGTGGCGATCAGTACAACAAACAGCGGCGGCAAAATGCGTAAGCAGCGGCGCTTATAGAATTCCAGATAAGAAAATTCACCCTTCATGGCGCTCTGGTAAATAATGCCGCAAATCAGGTAGCCAGATATCACGAAAAAGATATCAACCCCGGTAAAACCACCGGGTATCCCGGACACGCCCAGGTGATAGGCGATCACAGGCAGCACGGCAAGTGCGCGAAGACCGTCAATATCAGCGCGATATTTCATTTTGAACCTTCCGTCTCATTACAATTAATGACGTAAGGTTTACATATTTTTATCAGTAATTAACCCTGAGTTAAGCCAAATCAGACAGTTCTGGAAACCGGCTTTTACAGGGTAAGTGACTCATTATCAACAGTATAATAAAAAAGCCCCGTAACAAGACGGGGCTTTTCAGATAATACGTAGGCCGCATCGTTCAGACGCGGCCCAGGAAAGGTTGATTATTGACCTTTCACTTCTTTCAGACCGTTGAACGGTGCTTTAGAACCCAGCGCTTCTTCGATACGAATCAGCTGGTTGTATTTAGCTACGCGGTCAGAACGGCTCATAGAACCGGTTTTGATCTGGCCAGCCGCAGTACCTACCGCCAGGTCAGCGATGGTGGCATCTTCAGTTTCGCCAGAACGGTGAGAGATAACGGCAGTGTAGCCTGCATCTTTCGCCATCTTGATTGCAGCCAGCGTTTCGCTCAGAGAGCCGATCTGGTTGAATTTGATCAGGATGGAGTTAGCGATGCCTTTCTCAATACCTTCTTTCAGAATCTTGGTGTTGGTGACGAACAGGTCGTCGCCCACCAGCTGGATTTTGTTGCCCAGCACTTTAGTCTGGTAAGCAAAGCCTTCCCAGTCAGATTCGTCCAGACCGTCTTCGATAGAAACGATCGGGTACTGTTTGGTCAGATCGGACAGGAAGTGGGTGAACTCTTCAGAGGTGAACGCTTTATTGCCTTCGCCGGCCAGAACGTATTTGCCATCTTTGTAGAACTCAGATGCCGCACAGTCCATCGCCAGAGTAATGTCTTTACCCAGCTCGTAGCCTGCTGCTTTTACCGCTTCAGCGATAACCGCCAGCGCTTCGGCGTTGGAGCCCAGGTTCGGCGCATAGCCGCCTTCGTCACCCACCGCAGTGTTCATGCCTTTCGCTTTCAGCACTTTCGCCAGGTGATGGAACACTTCAGAACCCATGCGGATCGCTTCTTTCACGCTGGAAGCGCCAACCGGCTGGATCATGAATTCCTGGATGTCGACGTTGTTGTCGGCGTGCTCACCGCCATTGATGATGTTCATCATCGGCAGCGGCATAGAGAATTTGCCCGGCGTACCGTTCAGTTCAGCAATGTGCTCATACAGCGGCATGCCTTTCGCTGCGGCAGCAGCTTTGGCGCTTGCCAGAGAAACGGCCAGAATCGCGTTAGCACCGAAGTTAGATTTGTTTTCGGTACCGTCCAGATCGATCATGATCTTGTCGATGTTCGCCTGATCTTTTGCATCTTTACCCAGGATGGCTTCAGCAATCGGGCCGTTAACGGCAGCCACTGCTTTGGTCACGCCTTTACCCAGGAAACGAGACTTGTCGCCGTCACGCAGTTCCAGTGCTTCACGAGAGCCGGTAGAAGCCCCTGACGGCGCGGCAGCCATACCTACAAAACCGCCTTCCAGATGAACTTCAGCTTCAACAGTCGGGTTACCACGTGAGTCGATGATTTCACGACCGATGACTTTAACGATTTTGGACATTAGTTTTTCCTCAGTACAAGTTAAGCTAAAACTCTGACAAACAATGCGCGAAAAGTTCGCGCATTGTTATAAAAATGCTTACTTCACTTGATGCTTCTGGTACTCGCTGGCGGCTTTGACAAAGCCGGCAAACAGCGGGTGACCATCGCGGGGCGTTGAGGTAAATTCCGGGTGGAACTGACACGCAACAAACCACGGGTGGTTCGGGTTTTCGATAATCTCAACCAGCTGATTGTCACCTGAACGGCCTGCAATACGCAGACCCGCCGCTTCGATAGGTTTCAACAGCATATTGTTGACTTCATAGCGGTGGCGATGACGCTCAACGATAGTGTCGGAGCCGTACAGCTGGCGCACCAGGCTATTTTCGGTCAGCTGGCACTGCTGGCTGCCGAGGCGCATGGTGCCGCCGAGATCGCTCTGCTCGCTGCGCACTTCAACGTTACCGTTTTCATCGCGCCATTCGGTAATCAACGCCACCACCGGATATTTACAGTCTGGCACAAATTCCGTTGAGTTGGCATCAGCCATACCCGCAACGTTACGAGCGAATTCCATCAGCGCAACCTGCATACCCAGGCAGATGCCCAGATAAGGAATATTGTTTTCACGCGCATACTGAGCGGTGAGAATTTTGCCTTCGATACCGCGCGGACCAAAGCCGCCCGGCACCAGAATCGCATCCAGACCTTTCAGCACTTCAACGCCGCGTGATTCCACATCCTGTGAATCGATCAGCTTGATGTTAACCGTGACGCGGTTTTTCAGGCCGCCATGCTTCAGCGCTTCAATCACGGATTTATAGGCATCCGGCAGTTCGACATATTTGCCGACCATGCCGATGGTCACTTCACCGCCCGGATTAGATTCTTCGTAAATCACCTGCTCCCATTCAGAGAGGTTAGCTTCCGGCACGTTCAGGCTGAATCGTTTACAAATATAATCGTCCAACCCCTGTGATTTCAACAGGCCAGGAATCTTATAAATGGAATCAACGTCTTTTAGCGAGATAACCGCTTTTTCCGGCACGTTACAGAACAGCGCGATTTTTGCGCGTTCGTTGGCCGGTACGGCGCGATCGGAACGGCAGATCAGCACGTCAGGCTGGATACCAATAGAGAGCAACTCTTTAACGGAGTGCTGAGTCGGCTTGGTTTTGACTTCACCCGCCGCGGCCATATAAGGCACTAACGTCAGGTGCATATAAAGGGTATGTTCGCGGCCGACATCCACCGCCATCTGACGGATAGCTTCCAGGAAAGGCAGCGATTCGATATCGCCGACGGTACCGCCGATTTCCACCAGCACCACGTCGTGGCCTTCGCCGCCTTCGATAATGCGCTCTTTGATAGCATTAGTGATATGCGGAATAACCTGGATGGTAGCGCCAAGATAATCACCGCGGCGCTCTTTGCGCAGCACCTCAGAATAGATGCGGCCAGTGGTAAAGTTATTGCGACGCGTCATCCGAGTGCGGATAAAGCGTTCATAGTGACCTAAATCGAGATCGGTTTCGGCGCCGTCGTCGGTAACAAATACCTCACCGTGCTGCGTCGGGCTCATGGTACCCGGATCCACGTTGATGTACGGGTCCAGCTTCATGATGGTCACGTTCAGGCCACGCGCCTCGAGAATGGCTGCGAGGGAGGCTGCGGCAATGCCTTTACCCAGAGAGGATACGACCCCGCCGGTCACAAAAATATAGTTCGTTGTCATGCTGAACCTGAGAGTTGAGGTTTAAAGACGGTGGAATAACCAGGACGGGAAAACAGTATACCGGATTCGCCCTTCAGCCACAATTGATCATTGCCGCCGTCGCCATACCTGATGACGGCCTACCTTAACCGGGTAAGGCGCCGCAAGGGTTGATTTGAGTCATGATGCGCCGACATTTTTCGCCAAAAGCTGAAACGAGTAAGCTAAAGCGCTTTCTCACCCGCTTTTACCTGCTGCCAGGCGGATTCCATCTGCTCCAGCGAGGCGTCGCTCATGCTCATGCCCTGCGCCGCGATAATCTGTTCGACCTGACGAAAACGACGCTCAAATTTCACATTGGCTTTTTGCAGCGCGGTCTCCGCTTTTGTGCCGAGATGACGCGCCAGATTCACGGTCGCGAACAGCAGATCGCCGACCTCTTCTTCCAGCTTCGCCTCATCCACCACCGCCTGCTGCGCTTCGTGCATGACCTCATCGATCTCTTCATGCACTTTATCAACTACCGGGCCTAACGAATGCCAGTCAAAGCCTACGCTGCGACAGCGCTTTTGTATTTTTTGCGCGCGCATCAGCGCCGGCAGCGCCTGCGGAATATCATCCAGCGCCGAATGCTGCGCTTTCTCTGCCCGCTCCTGCTGCTTAATCTGTTCCCAGTTATGCAGCACCTCGGCGCTATCCTTTACCTGCGCGTCGGCAAAAATATGGGGATGACGGCGCTCCAGCTTATCGGCTATGCCATGACAAATATCATCGAAGGTAAAACGCCCCTCTTCACGCGCCATCTGGGCATAAAAGACCACCTGAAACAGCAGATCGCCCAGCTCGCCGCGCAGATCCTCGTAATCTTCGCGCTGAATGGCGTCGATCACCTCATAGGTCTCTTCCAGCGTATAAGGGGCGATGGTGGCGTAAGTTTGCTGACGATCCCATGGGCAGCCGTGCTGCGGATCGCGCAGGGTCTGCATAATAGTCAGCAGACGATCAAGAGCAGTCATAGTAAAACCTTAATATCAGGAAGCGGGACCGGCATACCGCAACAGCGCGGCATGCCGGATGATTAATGCAGACGTCGGGCGTCGATGATGTCGGGAACCTGATTAAGGCGCGCCAGCACGCGTCCCAGCACCTGCTGATTATAAATCTCGATATCCATATCAATGGTTGCCAGCTGTTTACGCGTATCGCTGCGGCTGGATACGCCCAGCACGTTCACCTTCTCGTTGGCGAGAATGGTGGTGATATCACGCAGCAGCCCGCTGCGATCGTTGGCGGTTACGCGCACCACCAGCGAATAACCGCTGGAATAGCTTTCGCCCCACACCGCATCGACGATGCGCTCCGGCGCGTGCGACATCAGCTCCGCCAACTGATCGCAGTCGGCGCGGTGAATGGAAATCCCCCGCCCCTGCGT
This Mixta hanseatica DNA region includes the following protein-coding sequences:
- a CDS encoding NAD(P)/FAD-dependent oxidoreductase, which translates into the protein MHHLPLNQNISGWLSQHPQPPIFPALTATIDADWVVIGAGYAGLAFARRLAQLKPAWKIAVLEAGTAYDSASGRNSGFIIGLPHNIGSSTAELKQAHAYRQLLQAGMQRLKGLVDEHRIECGWEAAGKYHCQVAAGQEKILRHYCASLEQMAEDYQLLDSDALQEKLGTRFYHKAIFTPDTVLVNPALLIAGLAATLPENVSLWYHSPALAIDYHQGVTVYTATGAVRAPKAMLATNALSGHLLPGLRRQAAMATFASLTPPLTDRQLARLPKMASWGLTPVNAIAGATLRFTEDRRFLIRQHVIPALRGTVSARQTQRAARLHHQLFRKVYPQLEEVTFSHCWSGTISVTRNGAPQWGKINNALYTAGGCNGAGISKQTIAGELLADYAVGQDNPLLAEMQALGKANWLPPSPVLDIAINGALQKERWLGKKER
- the queE gene encoding 7-carboxy-7-deazaguanine synthase QueE; its protein translation is MQYPINEMFQTLQGEGFYTGVPAIFIRLQGCPVGCSWCDTKHTWDKLADRETSLGDILVKTVESDAWGAADADALLQTIHQQQWTARHVVITGGEPCIHDLTPLTDALQQAGFSCQIETSGTHPVRCTAQTWVTVSPKVNMRGGYDVLDQALVRADEIKHPVARQRDIEALDQLLARIADDKARIIALQPISQKEDATRLCIATCIARNWRLSMQTHKYLNIA
- a CDS encoding acyltransferase family protein; the encoded protein is MKYRADIDGLRALAVLPVIAYHLGVSGIPGGFTGVDIFFVISGYLICGIIYQSAMKGEFSYLEFYKRRCLRILPPLFVVLIATLLFGYHNLLPAQFTELGNSAVATTLFSSNIFFWQQTGYFAGPAELKPLLHTWSLAVEEQFYILFPIVLLFAVRWFRHRVTQVMLAIIAVSFLLSVVGVLKKPDFTFYMLPTRAWELAIGGLIAVSTLEARMAAVRQEIKHLMSLAGLGLILFGFFWLSTSKPFPSWNALWPCVGSFLLILAGREAVVNRILALKPVVYVGMISYCLYLWHWPLIVYSKMFLNMSEGMRDLLVLALTFALAIASRYLIEIPFRYKLSNLNPAMVSAFSVVGLVIIASATLYKSHVSNESGKFSDQALAVAKFSQYRGTEEYFYQFRLGKCFIDGNNEAKGHYDRDFCLKTSATEKNYLLVGDSHGAHLRRALSLAAGESVNLMQATSAGCKPVAHQSINNKCSELMDYVYQQWLPKHKVDGIIISARWLPEDIAPLKATLEALKKVTNNITVMGPTIEYAEALPDLLAYQENGRKDLVTSSLNHNIKGIDLRMQQAVAEEKVGYISVYNIMCPNDVCHALASNGQPSAFDYGHFTLSGANDVARQAMVKMHHDKFM
- the eno gene encoding phosphopyruvate hydratase, producing MSKIVKVIGREIIDSRGNPTVEAEVHLEGGFVGMAAAPSGASTGSREALELRDGDKSRFLGKGVTKAVAAVNGPIAEAILGKDAKDQANIDKIMIDLDGTENKSNFGANAILAVSLASAKAAAAAKGMPLYEHIAELNGTPGKFSMPLPMMNIINGGEHADNNVDIQEFMIQPVGASSVKEAIRMGSEVFHHLAKVLKAKGMNTAVGDEGGYAPNLGSNAEALAVIAEAVKAAGYELGKDITLAMDCAASEFYKDGKYVLAGEGNKAFTSEEFTHFLSDLTKQYPIVSIEDGLDESDWEGFAYQTKVLGNKIQLVGDDLFVTNTKILKEGIEKGIANSILIKFNQIGSLSETLAAIKMAKDAGYTAVISHRSGETEDATIADLAVGTAAGQIKTGSMSRSDRVAKYNQLIRIEEALGSKAPFNGLKEVKGQ